The proteins below are encoded in one region of Chaetodon trifascialis isolate fChaTrf1 chromosome 11, fChaTrf1.hap1, whole genome shotgun sequence:
- the LOC139338741 gene encoding sodium- and chloride-dependent GABA transporter 2-like — protein sequence MDDLLDLQMNKSRRKTEKQRRAADRGQWASKAEYILVVAGSVVGLGNVWRFPYLCYKNGGGAFLVPYGLFAAVCGIPLFLLETSVGQYTQEGFITSWRKMCPLVQGIGFGQLTISLCFFIYILIETWALFYLVFSFRSQLPWASCENTWNTANCLGLQTSNVTTTQTNTTSAATEFWERRVLGMSGGIEELGSVRWELALCLLACWVFCYFSVWKGVRSSGKVAYFTATFPYVMLLILLIRGLTLPGAWDGIYYYLYPDLNRLANLEVWIEAGAQIFFSYSLTAGTLNVLGSYNEYNNNCYKDSLWLCLLNSGTSFVAGFVVFSVAQKQGVTVDTVAESGPGLAFIAYPQATAMMPLPQFWSVCFFLMLILLTVDTHFVIVESLITTVSDLFPKLFRAPVRHEIFVLIICGSSFLIHLTLVTEGGVYVFQLIDFYGSTRVCQNFMAICESLAVGWIFGADWFSDIIEDMTGQRPSVFFKLCWKYVIPLLSLASFILYLVDYKRLRINNSYVYPEWAYALGWTMTLSSVLMVPLWAAGQMCLTAGTFRQRLSALCRPAEDPAWKMESRKPKEEGTIVQLRTSEVL from the exons atggACGACCTCCTGGATCTTCAGATGAACAAGTccagaaggaaaacagaaaagcagaggagagctgcagacagaggacaatGGGCGAGCAAAGCTGAATATATTCTGGTTGTTGCAGGAAGTGTAGTCGGCCTGGGCAACGTGTGGAGATTTCCTTACCTCTGTTACAAGAACGGTGGAG GTGCCTTTTTGGTGCCATATGGTCTGTTTGCTGCGGTGTGTGGGATACCTCTGTTCCTTCTGGAGACCTCAGTTGGTCAGTACACCCAGGAAGGATTCATCACGTCTTGGAGGAAAATGTGCCCGTTGGTACAAG GCATTGGATTTGGACAACTGACGATTTCACTCTGCTTCTTCATCTATATTTTAATTGAAACTTGGGCTCTCTTCTACTTGGTGTTCTCATTCAGATCACAGCTCCCCTGGGCCAGCTGTGAGAACACCTGGAATACAG CTAACTGTCTTGGTCTTCAAACTTCCAATGTGACCACAACTCAGACCAACACCACCTCTGCTGCAACTGAGTTCTGGGA ACGGCGGGTGCTGGGCATGTCTGGAGGCATTGAGGAGCTGGGCAGCGTGAGATGGGAGCTGGCCTTGTGTCTGCTGGCCTGCTGGGTGTTCTGCTACTTCAGTGTCTGGAAAGGTGTCAGATCTTCTGGAAAG GTAGCGTACTTCACGGCCACGTTCCCCTATGTAATGCTCCTGATCCTCCTCATCAGAGGCTTGACTCTGCCTGGAGCCTGGGATGGGATCTACTACTACCTGTATCCAGACCTGAACCGCCTGGCTAACCTTGAG GTGTGGATAGAGGCAGGAGCTCAGATATTTTTCTCCTACAGCCTGACTGCAGGGACTCTAAATGTCCTGGGCAGCTATAATGAGTACAACAACAACTGTTACAA GGACAGCCTCTGGCTCTGTCTGCTGAACAGTGGGACCAGCTTTGTTGCTGGATTTGTCGTCTTCTCCGTGGCTCAGAAACAGGGTGTTACTGTCGACACTGTGGCTGAGTCAG GTCCAGGTCTGGCCTTCATTGCTTACCCTCAGGCAACAGCTATGATGCCATTACCGCAGTTCTGGAGTGTCTGCTTCTTCCTCATGCTAATTCTACTGACTGTCGACACACAT TTTGTGATAGTCGAGAGCCTCATCACCACAGTGAGCGATTTGTTTCCGAAGTTGTTTCGTGCACCAGTGAGGCACGAGATCTTTGTCCTCATCATCTGTGGATCCAGCTTCCTCATACATCTTACCTTGGTTACTGAG GGAGGAGTTTATGTATTCCAGCTCATTGACTTCTATGGTTCCACCAGAGTCTGTCAGAATTTTATGGCTATTTGTGAGAGCCTGGCAGTGGGCTGGATTTTTG GTGCTGATTGGTTTTCTGACATCATTGAGGACATGACAGGACAGAGACCGTCTGTTTTCTTCAAACTGTGCTGGAAATACGTCatccctctgctgtcactg GCCTCCTTCATCCTGTACCTGGTCGATTACAAACGCCTCAGGATTAACAACAGCTACGTTTACCCTGAGTGGGCGTACGCATTAGGATGGACCATGACGCTCTCCTCTGTTCTCATGGTGCCACTGTGGGCAGCTGGACAGATGTGTCTGACAGCAGGGACCTTCAGACAG CGTTTGTCCGCCCTCTGTCGTCCTGCTGAAGATCCAGCCTGGAAGATGGAAAGCAGAAAACCGAAAGAGGAAGGGACGATAGTCCAACTGAGGACCTCTGAAGTCTTATGA